The Papaver somniferum cultivar HN1 chromosome 6, ASM357369v1, whole genome shotgun sequence genome segment aaatccaatacctttgtaacagctttgcaacaactattcctgttagaatttatttgtaagggcagcttccgtaacagtggattctgtaacaattatatctgtttattcatttcttcaataaaaacacctatttgagccatgattaaatattttgagcgtgtttttgacatgaggagctaaaccccaacactgggatgatggaggaagccctatgacacaatcacttggtaactgtaattgattctttatgacttttgcacttgttttaatcgatttatgatttttcttgattagttgtgattttgtttgatgtcgcatgctgggttttaggaacttttgatgcgtcatgcttgtgatttacatctaatgttttataaaatctacttttggcaaagaaatgagtcaacaaaagagctagaattgttatgagtcatcatatgaaccaaatgaatgtgattagtggtgaaatcctaagtctcagtacctctcgatattcgtgacaaccttgtgaatatatttttattatttttattcttagttcttaaataaaacctttacataatccgagttgaacgaactttactaccacttaaaaactacatcatgaGTTCCTTAAGTGATGAGTTCCTGCACATGATGCTAATAGTTTTGTCCATATCTTTGTGACTGGGATAAATATGTGATGAATTCCTTAAGTGATGAATTCCTGCACATGATATTGAGTGATGAATTCCTGCTCATGATATTGTGTGACTAATTCCTGCACATGATGCTAATAAATTTGGCCATGTGTATGCATACATTTGACTTCCTTATGTTGACAATGACTTTCATATTCTTCCTAAATATAAGCAAGCAacacaaaaatataataaaaaaataatactgTGTATAATACCtgcacccaaaaaaaaaatgaaaactaaaataaacacaACTGTTAATAATTCtctaataagaaaaataaagtacTGTGTATAATAAATGCACACAAAAAAAGTGTGCATAATACCAGTAAAAAAGAAAAGTTTAATGGTAAAACCAACATGAAGAGGAGAAAAAAAGCATTGTATCTTCTACAAATCATTGTATTCAAATCCAGTAAAATATTCTAGGAGAAAATTGAATTGTTTCAAACTAAAAAAACCTATAAGCCAAAGTATTTTCCCAACCCATGTCCTTTCCGACCAGTGGTAATTGGAGGTTCACCAGGTGGATCTGGACAGGTCCTTTTGTTGTAAAAAGCCAACTTCCAACAGTGAAGACACATCCGTTTCTTCCTTGTCTTCTCAGAACGAGGTATGTACCTCTTTTTGGGAGGTCTTCCAGGGCCTTCGACGACAGAAGGAGGGACAACCTTACTGCTTTCATCAACTTCATCAGGTTTCTCGACATCGAGAATAGGAACAATAGGGTGTGAATATGCATTACAATAACATTCAGATGTGAAAGTGGGATCAACGTAATGGTATACAGTTTTTTTACTGtacctacaaaaacaaaacaaaaaagatcaACAGTTAGAATCATCCAAAAATCGAATAATCTACCAGCATTTCATGCTTTTTTAGCAACTAACGGTATAGATTTTACATCTGCAGACACCAAAAAAAAagtatagaaaaaaaaaactggataTCCTACCCTGGCTGCAATTCAAATAGTGAATCTAATAATCATACTTAACCATGTCAACTTGTAAAACTTAACTAGAAATACagtacaaaataaaaagatagtaAGTTAAAAGTACCAAAATGTTTAAAATATCCGAGAATGCATTAGACAGCGTGTGAACATGAAAATCCATTTACCTCCCATCTTCGGCAGGTGCAGTTGAAATCATACAACtccactaaatttttttttttgggaggaaCTAGCGTATACACCTCAAACAATCCATCCCCTGCTTGCTTAACCCTATAGCTTCTCTCAACATCCTTAATCTTCTTAAGGCGCCCTTCCATTCTTGGTGTAAGATGTCCTTCCCAACTTTGACTTTCTTTATTACTTTTATACATAAACTCCATAAGACGAATACGTATTCGTTCCGCTAAATAAGATTGGGGAAGACCCTTGTTATTCTTGATCCAACTATTAAAACATTCAGCAACAATAAAACTCTTTTCTCCATAGCGCATTCCAATAAATGCATAGGTTGCCCAATTCACATGAGGGATTCCATTGAGCCATATAATCATCTTATTCAAGTtgtatattttcatggtttttatAGCATTAGCGAAACCTTGAGGAGTGAGAGCATAGTTAGCGTACTTGAACAAACTCACTACAGCcttgttctcttatcatttttgGATACATGAATGTTTAACTTCATATGGTAAAAACAGTAGGAATGAGGACTGCCATGAAAAACTTCTGGAACTGCATGTATCAAGCCTTTACCTCGATCGCTAATAAAATTTATAGTTCTTCCAACAGTAAGGATGTTCTTCAacttctctaaaaaccttaaccAATTTGGTTTATCCTCGCATGAAACTATACCAAACATGTTTTTTATAATCGTGTGATTCACGATTTGAATCGCACGATTCGAGTCATTTTATGTATAATCGAGTCAAATCGCATCTTTGAATCGTGTAGTCAAACTGCTTTGACTATGATTCTTGACTTTGATTCTGAAGTCACGGCTTTTCAAAAATGAAAATCTCTTGGAGAGTTTCAAACTGATGACCTCCCGTGAATACGGGTGCAACTGACCAATGTTCCACGCTTTTATTTGTTGACATCTAACGAAATTTATTACTATATAATATCAGATaccaaaacttggtaagaaatTCGTTGATGTTTAACGAAACTTATAAGTATATGCACATCAGAAACCAAAACTTGGCAAGAAAATATGATTTTTGCTAAATATTCCATATAGTTCATGAAAATACATCCGATTCATAATCGACAGTGAATCTTCGATTTACGCTTTAACATACGATTCGATTCTCAAAATTAAAAATCGATTCGCTCCACGATTTACAATTTCACAAACTTGATACCAAAATCTAATGGAAGAATTCCTGCGAATAAAACACAAGTACAAAAAGCAAAAATAATTAtgaaaaaaattggaaaattaaAGGTATCTGAAGATTAcaaaatatattcaaaaaaacaaaaatgaaaaataaaagattgtacaagaataaaagaaaataccTTGGTTAGCATCCTTCCCAACAGCTACCAGTAAGGCACCTTTGTATTTCCCAACAAGAAAAGTGGCATCAAGGATTATCATAGGACGACAGTAGTTGTTAAAGCCATGTATACTTGCTTCAAAAGATATAAAAAATCTCTCAAACTTCTTAGAAACTTTATCAACTTCAAGAACAACTTCACTACCAGGATTGTATTTCTTGACAACATCTACATACCATCTAAAGTCTAAATATGACTTTATATCATCTCCCCACAAAACTTCCTTTCCATATTCAAGTCCAGAATAAGCTTGATGATATGTTAACTCTATACCATAATCTAATTCAAAAATATCTTGTATATCAGAAGCTTTTTTCTTGAGTGGATTGTATCTAATATCATCCATGATGATACTGCGTACAAACTTACGCTAGCATTTAAATTTACGAGAATCAGTAGTACCAGCTCCGCATGTGTGCTCTTTGTGAAATGTTTTAATTGCAAAAACATCATTATTACTGTCAACCGCTGAAGCATGAAATCTTCATTTACATGTTGTTGTGGCAAATTCTCCACACTttgagaaacaaaacaaaaataaaaataataagaagacgaagaagaagaagatataaataaaaatttgggtGAACAGGGGAAAAATATGCATATTTCTTGAACAAGAAAACGTTTATATATTTGCTACACAAGAAAGATAAACCTTAATAGTGGATCAGTAGGGAGCACTCTTTACTATTTCATATGTGTTGCCAgtgaatatggaatgcttatcTACTGCTGAATGAACTACATTACAAATTGTTGCCCAACATCACCAAGAACATTTTCCCAATCCTTTAACCTCCTCGGGCGAGAAACTTGTGCTCTATCTTCAATAAAGGAAGTTGCGCTATCTTCAGCCAATTCATCATCTACAACACCATCGTAATATGTTGATACTACCATAGAAGAAAAACTATCCCCAAGAAATTCAATTGACAAGTCAAAAGAGTTGACATTATTAATGATGAAGTAACAAATCGttgattgaagatgaaaatctaaCTGCAGATTAACTTTGTTTCCATTAGACATATAAGATAAGTAGAAATCTGAATTACGGAGAGAGATCCAACGAGATTTAGAAATCGACTTTAGCTCATCCATTGTGGATATTGTTGTGACATTATGTGAAAATTTTAAATTGGAAAAATGAACAACTGCTGTAGCATTAACTCCCATATTCCCTCtgcaaaaacaaacaga includes the following:
- the LOC113291076 gene encoding uncharacterized protein LOC113291076 codes for the protein MIIWLNGIPHVNWATYAFIGMRYGEKSFIVAECFNSWIKNNKGLPQSYLAERIRIRLMEFMYKSNKESQSWEGHLTPRMEGRLKKIKDVERSYRVKQAGDGLFEVYTLVPPKKKNLVELYDFNCTCRRWELSFTNVKSIPYSKKTVYHYVDPTFTSECYCNAYSHPIVPILDVEKPDEVDESSKVVPPSVVEGPGRPPKKRYIPRSEKTRKKRMCLHCWKLAFYNKRTCPDPPGEPPITTGRKGHGLGKYFGL